One Scophthalmus maximus strain ysfricsl-2021 chromosome 7, ASM2237912v1, whole genome shotgun sequence genomic window, actgaaatctatctgaTAAGTATGATTTAAACtattctagtgctgttcctttaatcccaataatgtgtTCAAGTCTCTCTAATAGAATCGTGTGATCAATGGTgtgaaatgcagcactaagatctaacaGGACGggaatagaaacatgtccactgtctgaggtactgagaaggtcgttggtaacttGCAGCTGTGCTGCTTCTGTAttctaaatcctgactgaaGGTCTTTAAGAAAACTATTCCTGTGAAAATAGTCACATAATTGGTTGGCAACAGATTtattcaaggattttagagatgaAGGCGAAGATCCtggggttatttttattttcctttattagtgaagaataatatgtggttctggctttttggagggctttcttatatgaaatcaaactatttttccagtatAGGTGAGACTCATCTAGATTAGTGGAACGCCActgtaggttagaaaggaatcTAGCATTTGAATTTACATGTTACTACGCTCTCTTGGAACTTGATCGCATCCTTACTGAAGACCCGCTTTGTTGAGAGGACTGACAGATTGCATTCACAAATCCAAGTTCTAAACCGTGGTAACATGTAATTTCAAATGCTATGACTGGGGGCACTGTTTCACTTATTGCATTTACATATTGTCCACCTAAGTGGGAGTCTCcaggttaagtctttgaaaatgaaaagtcaaatggagtttgcaaTTGGAGTATGCATTTCTAAccatttgaaaatgcattttcattttaaatgtgaccTACATATTGCTTGCTTAAATGGAAAATTAGGCTGCATTGTTTACATTGCATTCACATTTGACTACTGTCCATTGAAGATCAGGTTAaggtctttgaaaatgaaaagtaaaatcgagtttgcaatttcattttcatatggTTAGACATGCATTTAAAATTTAACTGTGACATACATATTCCTTGCTTAAATTTGAAATAAGGCTGCATTGTGTATATTGCATTTACAATTGAATATTGTCCACTGAAGTgcaggttaagtctttgaaaatgaaaagtaaaatggagttttcatttaaatattcatattgttatcaaattgcataatcattttaatatagtcaCAGAATGAGCATtcaaggatgtgaaaatgaaaactgaaaattggattattgcattttcattcaaatttttactcaaaagacacaaattataatgctattgtggaattacattttcatttgaagtaaGTCCCCTATAGGCTTCCAAACTCAACCTTAACATagctttaactcatttgaaagcttAACTCTTAGCCTCATACACTCAAGCTGGAAATTCTTCTAATTGTTGTATGTCGTCAACCTGGCCCTTACTCAGAATGTTTATCAGAATTCTCAGAATTTTTATCTGAGTtagtgcttagcacagataaagtcattatagtgggtgatttcaacattcacaTATATGAAGTCAAcaacagtcttagttctgcctttacttcaccaatagattaatttgtttcatttaacaTGTATACAGCAGCTTCATTGAGTATCACACTAGacgcccctctgaaaaagaagaaaggatagctccatggtacAATGCACAAActtgtgctttaaaacagacaatacaatggttagaaaggaagtggcatTCCACTaatctagatgattctcacctatACTTGAAAAATAGTTTGATTTCAGTTTGGAagccagaaccacatattattccacactaatataaaataaaaacaaccccaggatcctccccctcatctctaAAAACCTTGACAAAtgtgttgctaaccagttatgtgactatttacacaggaatagtttgcttAAAGACCTTTAGTCAGGGTTTACAAAACATCATattacagaaacagcactgcttaAAGTTACCAACGACTGTTCTTTGCTAATGTTAATTAGAATGCTtttgtggaattacattttcattttcacatttatattatcattatattaaGGCCTCTATAGGCTTCCATAGTAGAGGTTGACCAATACATTTGATTGGAAAATTGTTGCTACCCCTTTTCCCGGCCTGTGATTcgaggaatatgagtataaCTGTAAGTGTGGGgttgttgattcattttaactaacatattcttctggctgtgaCCAGTTTTCAgtcatatagaaaaaaaaatccgtgTGAGGATCAGTTATCAAAAAATTCACTGACAAAGATTTTGAGTGAAGTGACcatatatttaataatccacattttatcgTTCTGTTGGTAAAGATATAACTGTATAACTCTACTGTGCTTAAATTAatgcatgcatttttttttattaatgtttattttcagcCAGGTATGGTGCTAACTATTGAGATATACATGTTATGGATTACTGTTACTACAATCTGCAGCTCTCCACTTACAGTAAGTTTGGTGCTACTGTCCACTGCGCTGCACCTTCACATGACAGGCAATATGACCTCTGTGTCAAACTCTCTTAACAAACTGTGCGCGTCCCCGCGATGGGCACGCGGTCCTCGACATAACACCGGTCACGTGACCCAAAGAGTGTGTGACGTCGGTGTGGAAAAATGGCAGCCTCCGTCGGGGCAACGCTTCAGCTGTGAATCCGGTGTACTTTTTAAACTTGTGCGGCATTATTTCGGCAGGAGAACAGCGTTCATTTAATCGTGCACAGCTTCGTGGAGTGTAAGAGCTGTGGCGGCGAAGATGAAGACCTTCTGTGGGAGAGCCAACccgaccaccggggccttggactgggtggaggagagcgaggagtaCGACTACCACCAGGAGATAGCGAGGTGACTCTGGAACTGAATACAGGGACGTGCTGCCGCTCACAATGGAGCAGTTTACGGAGCACCGACGTTCATATGCATCCTGTGAAAACATGAGGAATAATGCATGTTTGTATAATATTTATTCCAAATCTGTTCTTAAAATGCCAAATATCACTACTTcaccaaacacacgcacacacacacacacacgcacacgcacgcacgcacgcacacacacacacacacacacacactcactcactcactcactcactcactcactcactcactcacagacagacagacagacagacagacagacaatgtgcaacacaaaacaactacaacatcATTCACCCCACATTCTGAGATCAGTGTGTTTATCTTCTAGGTCCTGTTACGCTGACATGCTACATGATCACGACAGGGTAAGTGTTGgtgaataagaaaaacaatactTTTGCTATTGGGAGGTAAAGTCGGTCATCCACCAACCTGAAAGTCgacggttcgatcccagctttcccccagtccacatgctgatgtgtccttaGGCAAGACACTTTACCCTAAATTgtctctgacggctcttctggcagtgtatgaatgtgtataaaTATGACAGAAGCTACACGGTTAAcggcagcgctgtatgaatgtttgtgaatgggtgaatgtgacttgtgctgtaaagcgctttgagtggtcaagAGGACTAGAAGAGTACTTAATAACTCCAGTCCATTAACCATTTGACTGTTATTGGTTGCACAGTGTCTTTGGTTTGGGTGCTTGTGgaatgtatacatacatacaaacatacatacatgtattctCATAGAGGTATTCATAGACATTTGAACTTCCTTCTAAGTAAGGCTCTTATCAAGGTCCTGATTTATATAGTACTCCTCTTTTATTATTCAGTTCTcgattacatttttcttttaaagcagaACAGACTCTTAAAGCTTCTCTCCCATCATGACACAACACTTTTTGGCTTTTTCCAAACCATCCGTGGGCCCGGTTTGTTAGTTTCTGATCAAAATCTATTGGGATTTGATGTTTGAATCTTGTTCAGATTTAAGACTTGTTATCTTTTAAAACATCTTTTATCAAACCTGCACTGACTATTCTTCtaagagttgtttttcttttcttttctgttttttttctatggtTGTCTCAAGCTTTATTATCAACTCCTATTTTTTCTCTGATTAATTGCAAAAGCTACCATACAAGTTATCTAAGCTCTCTTGCTCTCTAAGGCATAAGTCATTGATCCATTTTAGAATAACTTATTGTTGTGAGCGAGAAGGTAAGCAGTTGACCAGTTAACTTCTACTGCCCATTACCACACTTCCTATTACAATGAACAAATAACATGGGGATGTTTggtatatttatatgttttggtgtttattatcaaaatatttagtaattatttttctttgttgtggCTAATTGATTGCACTCTTGTATTTCAGCTGTAGACAAAACTATGCCGATTGAACTCCACATCctgtttgtgaaatatgaacaaGCAGTTCACCACAGAGTCTTCCCCTAACACAGCTTACGTCCGTTCCCTTTCAGAATGAGAAGTACTACCTGGGGATCCGGGCGGCTGTGGCCAGGGTAAAGGCTCGTGGTGAGAAGGTAATTATCCTGGACATCGGGACAGGGACTGGCCTACTGTCCATGATGGCCCTCACTGCTGGTGCTGACTTCTGCTATGCTGTGGAGGTACACATACTCTTCCTATTTTTGCTTTATTGgaaactgtactgtactttggTAGGGCATACAGCTTTTCCCTCATTTTCACGTCTGCACGCCAGCGACAGCCATGGCTGGAGGGATAATCTCAGGAATGCCGgcagggaattaaaaaaaaaaattggtagaAATTAGACTCAACGATGAAATGATTTGACTTTGGTTGCAAAACGTCAACATCattgtgacctcacaaaacacttTTACATCAAGAATCTACATTCTAACtattacaaaatacaacacaaatgCCATGTaggataaaatgacaaagtgatgGTATTCAATATCCAAAAGGTAAAATGTCAACTTCACCTGATGTTCTGCCAAAACACAGTATATAACTCAGGAACGGAAGGGAAGACTGTgaccatatttcacatttggtgATGCGTTCACTGGGGTTCGAAGATTAACTGTTTTGGTGGACAAAGGTCactgacctcacaaaacatgttttggtcATAACTCAAGAATAAATGTTCTgattatgacaaataaaataaaaaatgggaaGTGATGACGTTTTTAATAccaaaaggtcaaatgtcaacTTCGCCTGATGTTTTGCAAAAACACGGAAGAAGAGATTATGACCATATTTCCTGCAGCTTGACTTGAGGTGTCGTCTCTGTTTCCTTTGTGGCTGCAGGTTTTTAAGCCCATGGCTGAAGCAGCCCAGTGCATCGTAGAGAAGAACGGCTTCTCTGACAGGATCAAGATTATTAACAAACACTCCACTGATGTCACTGTGGGGCCAGGTCAGAGAGGAACACgccacataacacacacacacacacacacacacacacacacacaaacacacacaaagctgcacTTTATGAATATTGTAATGTTAACGTGTCTATGTATTTGCTACACATTCCCATGAGAtgggttgtatttgtgttttgttacaGATGGAGATATGCAGATGAAGGCCAACATCCTGATAACAGAGCTGTTTGATACAGAGCTGATCGGTGAAGGAGCCCTGCCCAGCTATGAACATGCCCATCAAAATCtggtccaggtgtgtgtgtgtgtgtgtgtgtgtgtgtgtgtgtgtgtgtgtgtgtgtgtgtgtgtgtgtgtgtgtgtgtgtgtgtgtgtgtgtgtgtgtgtgtgtgtgtgtgtgtgtgtgtgtgtgtgtgtgtgtgagcgtgcatgtgcgcgtgcatgtgcgcgtgcatgtgcgtgtgcatgcgtgtgtgcaaaTTTTTTGCTCATGTCCCTCCACCCTGCAGGAGGGCTGTGAGGCGGTTCCTCATCGGGCCACTGTCTACGCTCAGCTGGTGGAGTCAGAGCTTCTGTGGAGCTGGGCTCAGCTGCAGCCggtggaggtgggaggggccCGTCTGGTCCCGCCGCCTGCTGTGGGCCACTGTGCTGGAGCTCATTCAGTGTGTGACATCCAGTTGAGCCAGGTTTCCCCAAAAAGCTTCACCCCGCTGGGTCCTCTCTGCGCCATGTTCAGGTATAAAAGTGAgaaagataacaaaaaaaacaaaaaaaatcttgcttCCCCTCCTGTACACCCCATCCTTTCCATTTCAGCGTGGATTTCAGTAGGCCGGTGAGCAGTGCCTTCCAGTCCCATTCCTCCCAGTTTGTGGCTCAGTCTAGTGGTCAGGCCCAGGTGGTCCTGTCCTGGTGGGACCTTGACATGGATCCGAGTGGAAGCATTGTGTGCACCATGGCTCCGAGCTGGAAATACCCACAGCCAAAGATGGCTCCAGTGAGTTACATGTTATACAATGTTATGACTCTGATTCAGGCTCCCCATTGCCCCTTTGTTAATGCTGTGGTGTGTTTTAGTGGCGTGACCACTGGATGCAGAGTGTGTACTTCCTGCCTGTGGAGAGGGGGGTGACGGAAGGAGAGGAGCTCAATCTGACTGTCTGCCATGATGACTACAGTCTGTGGTACAGCCTGCAGTCCcgaaggtaaaaaaaactcagaGACAACGTACTGCGTGTTTCCTGCTCTAGTGTAGAAACCGTGTATGAATCTGTACTTCTTGCACAGCTGAATTGTGTCACAGGGACGCTATGCAAACCCCATGTGTGAAACTCCCTATGTgctgctcagcagcagctctcaggAACAAGAGCATCGGTTGTTGAGCAAACAATCTCAACACAAGGTCCATTTGGTGGCCGTCCACCACACTGTCTGCCACAGCAGATGGAGTTGTTTCCAGCTGTAACTGACCTGTAGACTTTTTTGACCACCAAGCTACAccagtacagtgtgtgtcagCACAGTTCCAGTAGCATTACTGCATAAAGTAAAATCACATCAGATATGTCTACAACCAACacaacagttacacacacattgattgactttatttcttttttttaaataagccaGAATTTCTGAATTTCCCACACTGAAATTTCCAGGTTATAATCAGTCTTGAGCTAATTAAACTAGcctgcaaaatatatattttttaataccGTGGGCACAAATAATTCAGTGTATATGAAACattgaaaagtgtaaaaattattttgtttcgTTATGAAACTGTTGAAGTTCAGAGGACGTCAGCCGAGTAGCCGGTCATTCAGTGCGGTCTACTGATAAAAGAATGTGATCAGATCATACAGGacggatgttaataccaggtctgaacagggccatAGAGGCTGCAGTGCTCATTATCATGTTGGAtagaaagaataataattattgtgtCTTGCTTTATTCCTGTctatacataaataaatcacacaacTATGGAAAAGCTATTTCTTTTTggctcaagttgaaatatttcgAAATTGCAAGATTTTCAACGACAAGAAGCATCAGAGCATTGTATGGAAACCTGAGCAGGATCATTCAGGACAGATTAGTCTGAatgtaaacaaaagaaactcataaaacagacacatttgagCTTCTTCATTTGTACTGGCTGTTGTTCCGATTAAATATCAGTCTCATGTGTATGTTCTCAGCCAGCAGActacagactcacagacagaggcTCTTCACTCTCGGCCGTGTTGCACCTGCCAGGCTCACCTGTTGTGGACTCGGCCTCGTTTCGGTGAACTCAACGACAGACTGCGTACAGAGAGCTATCTCAGTGCACTGCGCAGTGTAGGTCAAGGTGCACCAGAGTCCAGACAGTTTGTTCATGAGTTAGTGGATATGACGGTTCACTTATTACTGGCCTTACTTGTTATCTGCAGGTTCTGAGAGAGGACAGCGTGTGTCTCAGCGTCAGTGATGGAagtctgcttcctgtgtttGCTCACAGGCTTGGAGCCAAGAAGGTACTCTGCTTTGAGCATCTGTGCATACATTGTACCTTCTCAACACTCAGACTCTGTTAATGACTTGTCTTTTCATTCACTCGGCTTCAACATAGGTCTTCAGTTTGGAGAACTCCAGAATGTCCAAACAGGTTATCGAGCAGGTAAATCTTTGGGAACTAAGAGATGCTCCTTGACGTCTCACCAGGGGCAGGTTGAGAAGAGCTTATACTTCCAATGTTTCCCTGTAGGTGTTGGAGGCCAACTTGATAAGAGGAGGTGTTGAGCTGCTGGAGATGAGGCCTGACCAGCTGACCAGGAATGACATAGGAGGAGAACAGGTACCTTTGGAACAAGACTTTAGTGATGTGTTGCGCTATGCGTTGCTGTGTCTATGTTGATATAACATTGAGGTGAACTGTTGAAGTGACTTTAAAGCTGTGCCAATCAATACTTTTACAATTCACaatgtgaaacaacacatttttgtacCAAAACCACAGGCTGTTACAATCTGCAGAGCCAGATTTTAATGTAATGAGACTGTTATAACGTCTATAATTTACTGAGAACCATATATGGGCAAATCTGTAGAATACAAAAGAGATAAAatttaaaagctgcatttgtgattttttacattaaattactTTGTTTAAATTGTTGCTCGTTGTGAGAAACCCACTGACAAGTATCACCCAAAAAATGGATGCACGGTAACGACACACGGTATTAACGAGCCCCAGGGCTAATTTATTAAAGACCGTAGTATCAATATGCGCCAACGTTAATGGTTCTGTAAGGGGTACTGAGAAAATAAATTTCCTATTATCTGAGATGTAACGGTCATGTTGAATTTATGAACCcatacattttcccttttccgTAATTAGtttaattttctctttaaaaaaacaaacaatacaaaccAATAAGAATACAGTTAAAATACCAGATGGATGAGCAGTATCAGTAAGACGAGtactatttttaaaatcttaatgaAACCCATACATACAGTACGCATAATAGGGTAGTGGAAAGAAATACCCCGAGActcttttgctgtttttcttagAAATTTGGTTAAAATTGGATCACACTCGGATCTTGCATTTACAGCCTGTGGCCGAATTCaacccatttcatttcatgttcaaTTCAGTAACCCAATCGGACACCACAAAGAGCAAGTGTATGCTTTCTCTCATACAGATCTCAGTTCTGATGGGCGAACCGTACTTCAGCACCAGCCTCCTACCCTGGCACTCCCTGTTCTTCTGGTACTGTCGGACCGCCCTGGCAGGGCTCCTGCAGCCCAATGCCACCATCCTGCCCTGCTCTGCCACACTTCACATGGTTGCTGTGGAGTTTGAGGTAGGACAGgacaaatatttacata contains:
- the prmt7 gene encoding protein arginine N-methyltransferase 7 isoform X2, whose amino-acid sequence is MSCYADMLHDHDRNEKYYLGIRAAVARVKARGEKVIILDIGTGTGLLSMMALTAGADFCYAVEVFKPMAEAAQCIVEKNGFSDRIKIINKHSTDVTVGPDGDMQMKANILITELFDTELIGEGALPSYEHAHQNLVQEGCEAVPHRATVYAQLVESELLWSWAQLQPVEVGGARLVPPPAVGHCAGAHSVCDIQLSQVSPKSFTPLGPLCAMFSVDFSRPVSSAFQSHSSQFVAQSSGQAQVVLSWWDLDMDPSGSIVCTMAPSWKYPQPKMAPWRDHWMQSVYFLPVERGVTEGEELNLTVCHDDYSLWYSLQSRSQQTTDSQTEALHSRPCCTCQAHLLWTRPRFGELNDRLRTESYLSALRSVLREDSVCLSVSDGSLLPVFAHRLGAKKVFSLENSRMSKQVIEQVLEANLIRGGVELLEMRPDQLTRNDIGGEQISVLMGEPYFSTSLLPWHSLFFWYCRTALAGLLQPNATILPCSATLHMVAVEFEDLWRIRAPCGTCEGFDVTPMDEMVQQSLDFHESREAEPHPLWEYPCRALTQSTATMTFDFTQCVPQQPISRKGSVPLIRVGRCHGVALWMEYHLTHDITSSAGLIGPISEQGDCEWVRHRKQGVYFFRSPWESSGDGRAAVSYSFTFEPSLGDIKMDFSIESG
- the prmt7 gene encoding protein arginine N-methyltransferase 7 isoform X1, producing the protein MKTFCGRANPTTGALDWVEESEEYDYHQEIARSCYADMLHDHDRNEKYYLGIRAAVARVKARGEKVIILDIGTGTGLLSMMALTAGADFCYAVEVFKPMAEAAQCIVEKNGFSDRIKIINKHSTDVTVGPDGDMQMKANILITELFDTELIGEGALPSYEHAHQNLVQEGCEAVPHRATVYAQLVESELLWSWAQLQPVEVGGARLVPPPAVGHCAGAHSVCDIQLSQVSPKSFTPLGPLCAMFSVDFSRPVSSAFQSHSSQFVAQSSGQAQVVLSWWDLDMDPSGSIVCTMAPSWKYPQPKMAPWRDHWMQSVYFLPVERGVTEGEELNLTVCHDDYSLWYSLQSRSQQTTDSQTEALHSRPCCTCQAHLLWTRPRFGELNDRLRTESYLSALRSVLREDSVCLSVSDGSLLPVFAHRLGAKKVFSLENSRMSKQVIEQVLEANLIRGGVELLEMRPDQLTRNDIGGEQISVLMGEPYFSTSLLPWHSLFFWYCRTALAGLLQPNATILPCSATLHMVAVEFEDLWRIRAPCGTCEGFDVTPMDEMVQQSLDFHESREAEPHPLWEYPCRALTQSTATMTFDFTQCVPQQPISRKGSVPLIRVGRCHGVALWMEYHLTHDITSSAGLIGPISEQGDCEWVRHRKQGVYFFRSPWESSGDGRAAVSYSFTFEPSLGDIKMDFSIESG